The Streptomyces sp. NBC_01255 genome window below encodes:
- a CDS encoding sensor histidine kinase, translating into MRTPRKIKDAEATAPPPAAARGRRAHAGPPAEEPGPHHSPEAFPTAGRTAGPPAPGPSAVHASDSPTQGGPTRHGLRPRTVRAKIVSLLMVPVVSLLALWGFATVTTAQDIARLRQLQRVDAEIREPVTAAIDALQSERRAAVRQVAAPGTARAAELKDRIRRTDAALDRLRLDGEHTVGDTGDLPGEVPARVSAFVGTVEGLARLRTAALDGRADWDQVYGEYTAAVSSGFAVGGALTGIQDTRQGSEARVLLEFGRAGEMLSREDALLGSAHLTGRLTPERLRAFAGAVETRRTLTASATADLPAATRAEWARLAAGRDHTRLVKAEDSVLSAESGRPAAQAVPSADWDDTLTAVRGGLAGIEAEARTAAADRADPFAGGVLSMGGAAVLLGLAAVAASLVISVRIGRGLVVELVSLRNTALGIARRKLPAAMRRLRAGEEIDVRAEAPPGPVSQDEIGQVGEALTTVHRAALSAAVERAELASGISGVFVNLARRSQVLVHRQLNLLDSMERRADDPNELGDLFRLDHLTTRMRRHAESLIILSGAAPGRAWRMPVPLTNVVRAAVSEIEDYARVEVRRLPETAVVGGAVADLTHLLAELIENAAQFSPPHTKVRVSGEPVGNGYALEIEDRGLGMGKETLAEANARIAQSEALDLFDSDRLGLFVVSRLSSRHDIKVHLRTSPYGGTTAVVLLPTDVLQGALPPGRGTPATTRPGPEGAAAASAAGNPGPQRTPADPADSRDARPGDPRGRDPRGRDPRAGGSVADASRAAREHEEAQRAEARRFGRPQGPRTPTPTLPLGPAAASRGGAPQPPAGPQPLNRPQQADRPRPQSRPQPLSRPTAVPALAARPEEGPPPAGVTALRQRGPSVPTQTAPTQTAPTQATPTPATPAPTPAGPTQTAPTSSSAPAAPPPPWVPAPARPATTPIGPVAYGPQGDQGDLGGGDHGDPEGDLPRRVRQASLVPQLREAPSPAPVSAPGAPGADARTPEQVRDRMAAYRDGWQRGGGPAPGSRRPLGTGFGGESPHEPHHESHHDLTDPMTPRFEGDDA; encoded by the coding sequence ATGCGAACTCCCCGCAAGATCAAGGACGCCGAGGCGACGGCTCCGCCGCCGGCGGCCGCGCGCGGGCGACGCGCACACGCAGGGCCACCCGCCGAGGAGCCGGGGCCGCACCACAGCCCTGAGGCCTTCCCCACCGCCGGTCGCACGGCCGGCCCGCCCGCGCCGGGCCCTTCGGCCGTGCACGCCTCGGACAGCCCTACCCAGGGCGGCCCCACGCGACACGGACTGCGGCCCCGAACCGTCCGCGCCAAGATCGTCTCGCTCCTGATGGTCCCGGTCGTCTCTCTCCTCGCCCTGTGGGGTTTCGCCACCGTCACCACCGCGCAGGACATCGCGCGCCTCCGCCAGCTCCAGCGCGTCGACGCCGAGATCCGCGAACCCGTGACGGCCGCGATCGACGCGCTCCAGTCCGAACGGCGCGCCGCCGTACGGCAGGTCGCGGCGCCCGGCACCGCCCGGGCGGCCGAACTCAAGGACCGGATCCGCCGCACGGACGCGGCCCTGGACCGCCTCCGCCTCGACGGCGAGCACACCGTCGGTGACACCGGGGACCTGCCCGGAGAGGTCCCCGCGCGGGTGAGCGCCTTCGTCGGCACCGTCGAGGGTCTCGCCCGGCTCCGCACCGCCGCCCTCGACGGCCGCGCCGACTGGGACCAGGTGTACGGGGAGTACACCGCCGCCGTCTCCTCGGGCTTCGCCGTCGGCGGCGCCCTCACCGGCATCCAGGACACCCGGCAGGGGTCCGAGGCGCGCGTGCTCCTCGAATTCGGCCGCGCGGGCGAGATGCTGTCCCGCGAGGACGCCCTCCTCGGCTCCGCCCACCTCACCGGGCGCCTCACCCCGGAGCGGCTCCGCGCGTTCGCCGGAGCCGTCGAGACCCGGCGTACCCTCACCGCCTCGGCCACCGCCGACCTGCCCGCCGCCACCCGCGCGGAGTGGGCCCGGCTCGCGGCGGGCCGCGACCACACCCGCCTCGTCAAGGCCGAGGACAGCGTCCTGAGCGCGGAGTCCGGACGTCCCGCCGCCCAGGCGGTCCCCTCCGCGGACTGGGACGACACCCTGACCGCCGTACGGGGCGGACTCGCCGGGATCGAGGCCGAAGCGCGCACTGCGGCGGCCGACCGCGCCGACCCCTTCGCGGGCGGCGTCCTCAGCATGGGCGGCGCGGCGGTCCTGCTGGGCCTCGCCGCCGTCGCCGCCTCCCTCGTCATCTCCGTCCGCATCGGCCGGGGCCTCGTCGTCGAGCTCGTCAGCCTCCGCAACACCGCCCTCGGGATCGCGCGCCGCAAACTCCCCGCCGCCATGCGGCGACTGCGCGCCGGAGAAGAGATCGACGTACGGGCCGAGGCACCGCCCGGGCCCGTCTCCCAGGACGAGATCGGCCAGGTCGGCGAGGCCCTCACCACCGTGCACCGCGCGGCCCTCTCCGCCGCCGTCGAGCGCGCCGAACTCGCCAGCGGCATCTCCGGGGTCTTCGTCAACCTCGCCCGCCGCAGCCAGGTCCTCGTCCACCGCCAGCTCAACCTCCTGGACAGCATGGAGCGGCGCGCCGACGACCCCAACGAGCTCGGCGACCTCTTCCGCCTCGACCACCTCACCACCCGCATGCGCCGCCACGCCGAGAGCCTGATCATCCTCTCCGGCGCCGCCCCCGGCCGCGCCTGGCGCATGCCAGTCCCCCTCACCAACGTCGTCCGCGCCGCCGTCTCCGAAATCGAGGACTACGCGCGCGTGGAGGTGCGCCGGCTGCCCGAGACGGCCGTCGTCGGCGGCGCCGTCGCCGACCTGACCCACCTCCTCGCCGAACTCATCGAGAACGCCGCCCAGTTCTCCCCGCCCCACACCAAGGTGCGGGTCAGCGGCGAACCCGTCGGCAACGGCTACGCCCTGGAGATCGAGGACCGCGGGCTCGGCATGGGCAAGGAGACCCTCGCCGAGGCCAATGCCCGCATCGCCCAGTCCGAGGCCCTCGACCTCTTCGACAGCGACCGGCTCGGCCTCTTCGTCGTCAGCCGGCTCTCCTCCCGCCACGACATCAAGGTCCATCTGCGGACCTCCCCGTACGGCGGGACGACGGCCGTCGTGCTCCTCCCGACCGACGTCCTCCAGGGCGCGCTGCCGCCCGGGCGCGGCACCCCGGCGACCACCAGGCCGGGCCCCGAGGGGGCGGCGGCCGCTTCCGCGGCCGGGAACCCCGGGCCCCAGCGGACTCCGGCCGACCCGGCAGACAGTCGCGACGCGCGTCCGGGCGACCCGCGTGGGCGGGATCCGCGTGGGCGGGATCCGCGCGCGGGAGGCTCCGTCGCGGACGCCTCACGCGCCGCGCGGGAACACGAGGAGGCGCAGCGCGCGGAGGCCCGCCGCTTCGGCCGCCCGCAGGGCCCTCGTACGCCGACGCCGACCCTCCCGCTCGGCCCCGCCGCGGCCTCCCGGGGAGGCGCCCCGCAGCCACCGGCCGGCCCGCAGCCCCTGAACCGGCCCCAGCAGGCGGACCGGCCCCGCCCGCAGTCCCGTCCGCAGCCCCTGTCACGCCCGACGGCGGTTCCCGCCCTGGCGGCGCGACCGGAGGAGGGGCCTCCGCCCGCCGGTGTCACCGCGCTGCGGCAGCGCGGCCCCTCCGTACCGACTCAGACCGCACCGACTCAGACCGCACCGACTCAGGCCACCCCGACCCCGGCCACCCCGGCCCCGACCCCGGCCGGACCGACCCAGACCGCACCGACGTCTTCGTCGGCACCGGCGGCTCCACCGCCCCCCTGGGTGCCGGCGCCGGCACGGCCGGCCACGACTCCGATCGGTCCCGTCGCGTACGGCCCGCAAGGAGATCAAGGCGACCTCGGCGGCGGCGACCACGGCGATCCCGAGGGCGACCTGCCGCGCCGCGTACGGCAGGCGAGCCTCGTCCCGCAGCTGCGTGAGGCGCCCTCTCCGGCCCCGGTCTCCGCACCCGGGGCTCCCGGTGCGGACGCGCGTACCCCTGAACAGGTCCGGGACCGGATGGCGGCCTACCGGGACGGCTGGCAGCGGGGCGGCGGCCCCGCCCCGGGCAGCAGGCGACCGCTCGGGACCGGCTTCGGCGGCGAGTCCCCCCACGAGCCGCACCACGAGTCGCACCACGACCTCACCGACCCCATGACCCCCCGCTTCGAAGGAGACGACGCATGA
- a CDS encoding MHYT domain-containing protein, translating to MGHLDHATFGWLTPALSYAMACIGAALGLRCTVRALDATGRSRRNWLLTAASAIGTGIWTMHFVAMLGFGVTGTDIRYNVPLTILSLLIAMAVVGVGMFAVGYGRDRVRSLLIGGLTTGIGVASMHYMGMAALRLHGQVRYDPLLVALSVVIAVVAATAALWAALHIHAPAAVAVASLVMGAAVSSMHYTGMLAVRVEVVPSAAALPGATVMQFIFPLAVGLGSYLFITSAFVALSPTAGERAAYASAERLTEPDERSVDVAPPGFRAAEPARHS from the coding sequence ATGGGACACCTGGACCACGCCACCTTCGGCTGGCTGACACCCGCGCTGTCGTACGCGATGGCCTGCATCGGCGCCGCCCTCGGGCTGCGCTGCACCGTACGGGCACTCGACGCGACAGGCCGATCGCGGCGGAACTGGCTGCTCACCGCCGCTTCCGCGATCGGCACCGGCATCTGGACGATGCACTTCGTCGCGATGCTCGGCTTCGGAGTGACCGGAACCGACATCCGCTACAACGTTCCCCTCACCATCCTCAGCCTGCTCATCGCCATGGCCGTCGTCGGCGTCGGCATGTTCGCCGTGGGTTACGGCCGCGACCGGGTCCGTTCGCTCCTGATCGGCGGACTGACCACGGGCATCGGAGTGGCGAGCATGCACTACATGGGCATGGCCGCGCTCCGGCTGCACGGCCAGGTCCGGTACGACCCCTTGCTCGTCGCCCTGTCGGTCGTGATCGCGGTCGTGGCCGCCACCGCGGCGCTCTGGGCGGCGCTCCACATCCACGCACCCGCGGCGGTGGCCGTCGCCTCGCTCGTCATGGGCGCGGCCGTCAGCAGCATGCACTACACCGGAATGCTCGCGGTGCGGGTCGAGGTCGTCCCCTCCGCCGCCGCTCTTCCCGGCGCCACGGTCATGCAGTTCATCTTCCCCCTCGCCGTCGGACTCGGCTCGTATCTCTTCATCACCTCCGCCTTCGTCGCCCTCTCCCCGACGGCGGGGGAGCGGGCCGCGTACGCCTCGGCCGAGCGGCTCACCGAACCGGACGAGCGGTCGGTGGACGTCGCGCCTCCGGGCTTCCGCGCCGCCGAACCCGCCCGCCACTCCTGA
- a CDS encoding class I SAM-dependent methyltransferase: protein MSDDPTHVREFFGSRAADWDSRFPDDGPAYAAAVSELGLHPGDAVLDAGCGTGRALPPLRAAVGPTGTVLGADLTPEMLAEAVRAGRGAPGQGAAGVGAGGVGAGAGAVGAGTLLLADVGRLPVRDGALDAVFGAGLISHLADPVADLRELARAVRPGGRLALFHPIGRAALAARHGRQITPDDLRAEPRLRPVLAEAGWRLVSYVDEDARYLALAVREG, encoded by the coding sequence ATGAGCGATGACCCCACACACGTCCGAGAGTTCTTCGGCAGTCGCGCCGCCGACTGGGACAGCAGGTTCCCCGACGACGGACCCGCGTACGCCGCTGCCGTGAGCGAGCTCGGTCTGCACCCGGGTGACGCGGTGCTGGACGCCGGCTGCGGGACCGGCCGCGCCCTGCCGCCGCTCCGCGCGGCCGTCGGCCCGACCGGCACCGTACTCGGCGCCGACCTGACCCCCGAGATGCTGGCCGAGGCGGTACGGGCGGGGCGCGGGGCGCCGGGTCAGGGTGCCGCAGGTGTCGGCGCCGGTGGCGTCGGTGCCGGTGCCGGTGCCGTCGGCGCCGGAACGCTCCTGCTCGCCGATGTCGGCCGGCTGCCGGTGCGCGACGGCGCGCTCGACGCCGTCTTCGGGGCCGGGCTCATCTCCCATCTCGCCGACCCCGTTGCCGACCTGCGGGAACTCGCCCGGGCCGTCCGTCCTGGCGGCCGACTCGCGCTGTTCCACCCGATCGGCCGCGCCGCCCTCGCGGCCCGCCACGGTCGGCAGATCACGCCGGACGACCTGCGCGCCGAGCCGCGACTCCGTCCCGTGCTCGCCGAGGCCGGCTGGCGGCTCGTCAGTTACGTGGACGAGGACGCGCGCTACTTGGCTCTGGCCGTCCGCGAAGGCTGA